In Candidatus Eremiobacterota bacterium, the genomic stretch GCGGTGGCCCCTTCTTTCCTGAGGGCGCTTACGGCCCAGAAGGTAAAAAATATGTGGACCTCCTGGCCAAGGGCGAGCGCGCCGTTCGCAATGGTAAAGGCGGCAAAAAGCCTGTCCCATTCTCCGCTGAAGCAGACCAGGGAGACCCTGTCCTCCGGAGCTCCCCCTTTCTGCAGATGTGCCACCTGCTCTTCAAGCCTTTTTATGCGCTCTTCAAGAGCGCCGGCGCTGCCATCCATAAGGCCACCTCCCGGTATTACCCTGTCTTGATAGTTGCAATGCTGACGGACCCTTCCCTGACAAGGCTTACCAGCGTGTTATGGGTCGTCTCGCACCATGCTTTGACATCGCTCTCAAAGGCAAGATCATCGGCCTTGATGACGATAATTGAGCCGGGAGGCGCCTTTCTGAAAGCTTTTGCAAGCTCCACAATGGGCCTCGGGCACTTTGTTCCGATGGCATCGATCTCTATATGCTCTGACATAGACACCTCTTTTGCAGTACTTCTGCCCTTACAGCAGGCTCGCCCTTCTTTTCACTTTCCTAAAACATTCAGTGACACGGTGCCTTTTTCCTTTCTCCTTCAGAGAGGTCCCCCGCCGGCAATTGCAGCGCCCGGTGAGGAGGAATTTTTACGGTGACAGGGAATGTCTGTTAAGAGAAAGACAAGATATTTCAAGCAAGTCTGGGTTTCAACCAAGCCTTCTCCCTCATCTTGCGGCCAAGCGTTTTTTTCTTTAAACAGATCCTTTCAACAGGAACAAAAATCAAACAAATGGAGGAATGCCACATGTCCGGTAACACTGAAACTCTCAATTCAGTCTCTCCTGCCTCAACGACCACGCGCTCAAAGAAAAGCGGCAACACCATGGTAACCATCACGGGCAACCAGGC encodes the following:
- a CDS encoding sulfurtransferase TusA family protein encodes the protein MSEHIEIDAIGTKCPRPIVELAKAFRKAPPGSIIVIKADDLAFESDVKAWCETTHNTLVSLVREGSVSIATIKTG